From one Sparus aurata chromosome 16, fSpaAur1.1, whole genome shotgun sequence genomic stretch:
- the cox16 gene encoding cytochrome c oxidase assembly protein COX16 homolog, mitochondrial: MFNLRALRRNKTVRYGVPMLLLVVGGSFGLKEFTQIRYDEQKIRKKLDPSLEAKVNVQKQSAILEEEYEKLKEANLDEWKNIRGPRPWEDSKEYQEQQRSRQNRKD, translated from the exons ATGTTTAACTTAAGGGCGTTGCGGAGAAACAAAACAGTTAGATATGGAGTCCCCATGCTC ttgCTCGTAGTTGGAGGATCCTTTGGCCTAAAAGAGTTTACACAAATTCGGTATGACGAGCAGAAGATCCGAAAAAAG ctgGATCCGTCACTGGAGGCCAAAGTGAACGTCCAGAAGCAGTCAGCCATACTGGAGGAGGAGTATGAG AAGTTGAAGGAGGCGAATTTGGACGAGTGGAAGAACATCCGAGGTCCTCGTCCCTGGGAGGACTCCAAGGAGTACCAGGAGCAGCAGCGCTCCCGGCAGAACAGAAAAGACTGA